Proteins encoded together in one Oxalobacteraceae sp. CFBP 8761 window:
- a CDS encoding type VI secretion system tip protein VgrG, producing MTLLPTTLAAALADYRLDTRNRPLRMVLGLAGAADANALLPHHASASEAVCGGLELQILCLSENATLELKRFIGVPCELQIVTDRGHLRRLCGIVTAAASGHSDGGIASYRLTVRDALSVMDATRTTRVFRDKSELEIIELVLKEWQRNNPVIASTFDFDIHSGLLNRNLPKRALTMQMNESDAGFVRRLMQRRGIAWFFRPGRTDRQSQAGGDVAGIGHTLVLFDDDRELERNAAGAIRFHRDGATEERDAITLWSAERTLVPGHTSLHSWDYLNPGKGGSTTSSPLRFDQGKTGNALAAGLEHYQVTAPHLGDNWPDMLAISDALVAYHEFVGKCFHGEGAVRDLAVGQWFALTGHPEIDKHQPEEREFVVTAQRIDTTNNLPADISAKVERLFARSGWDIVRLDDTAQALRYRSSFSCVRRGIRIVPPPPVIPQPQLQSAIVVGPKDEAVWCDHLGRVKIRFPATRAQEHADGAGASGSDRDSAWVRVASGWAGNGAGNQCGARLLPPVGAEVLVAFAGGDPDKPVIIAQVYNGAAPPPAFRREDGLPANRFQSGLRSREIHGQRGNQLRLDDTSGQISAQLESDHGASELNLGYLTEPRQGGSARARGEGAELRTEEAIALHAARGILLSAWKLLGGGDKGVQLARDDYLGLLRDCGELCASLGNYAAQHNALAIDTAEQEALLARFTGWEDGSNTKPEAAQSGEPVIAVTSPAGIGFASSKAVVSYAGTNVDTAAQQHMQLTAGQRFSVNAGKGLSLFAHHGGLHAIAHHGKLLMQSQHDDTAIESAQNMQLTATEGTVTVTGKVILLVAADGSFLKLGDGPPVLGSKAPLRFHAPDYTFDGPESMAAQFPDFGAGGADQKLELRYPRGVADDDGAEPLGALVKDMKMHVALSDGTSLEGVSDAQGKSELMARDAMHMAEIVLSRGGEDQ from the coding sequence ATGACACTGCTTCCAACGACCCTTGCCGCCGCCCTGGCTGACTACCGGCTCGACACGCGAAACCGGCCCCTGCGCATGGTGCTGGGCCTGGCCGGCGCCGCCGATGCGAATGCCCTGCTGCCACACCATGCCAGCGCCAGCGAAGCGGTGTGCGGCGGCCTCGAGCTTCAGATTCTGTGCCTGTCCGAAAACGCAACGCTCGAACTGAAGCGTTTCATCGGCGTGCCGTGCGAACTGCAGATCGTGACCGACCGGGGCCACCTGCGCAGGCTGTGCGGGATCGTCACGGCGGCTGCGTCGGGCCACAGCGATGGCGGCATCGCGAGCTACAGGCTGACCGTGCGCGACGCGCTGTCGGTGATGGACGCGACGCGCACCACGCGCGTTTTCCGCGACAAGAGTGAGCTCGAGATCATCGAACTGGTTCTCAAAGAGTGGCAAAGAAACAATCCCGTGATCGCGTCGACCTTCGACTTCGATATCCACAGCGGCCTGCTCAACCGCAATCTCCCGAAGCGCGCGCTCACGATGCAGATGAACGAATCGGATGCAGGCTTCGTGCGCCGCCTGATGCAGCGCCGCGGCATCGCCTGGTTTTTCCGCCCGGGCAGAACCGACAGGCAGAGTCAGGCCGGCGGCGATGTCGCCGGCATCGGCCACACGCTGGTGCTGTTCGACGATGACAGGGAACTGGAGCGCAATGCGGCCGGCGCCATCCGCTTTCACCGCGACGGCGCGACCGAGGAGCGCGACGCGATCACGCTCTGGAGCGCCGAGCGCACGCTGGTGCCGGGCCATACGTCGTTGCACAGCTGGGATTACCTGAACCCCGGCAAGGGCGGATCGACGACCAGTTCGCCGCTGCGCTTCGATCAGGGCAAGACCGGGAATGCGCTGGCTGCCGGTCTGGAACACTACCAGGTGACGGCGCCGCATCTTGGCGACAACTGGCCCGACATGCTGGCCATCAGCGATGCGCTGGTGGCGTACCACGAATTCGTCGGCAAGTGCTTCCATGGCGAAGGCGCGGTACGCGACCTGGCCGTTGGCCAGTGGTTCGCTCTGACCGGCCATCCCGAGATCGACAAGCACCAGCCCGAGGAGCGTGAATTCGTGGTGACCGCGCAGCGCATCGATACCACCAATAACCTGCCGGCGGACATCAGTGCCAAAGTCGAACGGCTGTTTGCGCGCAGCGGCTGGGACATCGTGCGGCTTGACGACACCGCGCAAGCGCTACGCTACCGGTCCAGCTTCAGTTGTGTGCGGCGCGGCATACGGATCGTGCCGCCACCACCGGTGATTCCGCAGCCGCAGTTGCAAAGCGCGATCGTCGTTGGTCCGAAGGACGAGGCCGTGTGGTGCGATCACCTGGGGCGCGTCAAGATCCGCTTCCCGGCGACGCGCGCACAGGAACACGCGGACGGCGCCGGCGCGTCGGGTTCGGATCGCGACTCGGCCTGGGTGCGCGTCGCATCCGGCTGGGCGGGTAACGGCGCCGGTAACCAGTGTGGCGCGCGCCTGCTGCCACCCGTGGGCGCCGAGGTGCTGGTGGCGTTCGCCGGTGGCGATCCCGACAAGCCGGTCATCATCGCCCAGGTCTACAACGGCGCCGCCCCACCACCGGCCTTCCGGCGCGAAGACGGCCTGCCCGCCAACCGCTTTCAGTCGGGCCTGCGCAGCCGCGAAATCCACGGCCAGCGTGGCAACCAGTTGCGGCTCGATGACACGTCCGGACAGATCAGCGCACAGCTGGAGAGCGACCATGGTGCCAGCGAACTCAATCTGGGCTACCTGACCGAACCGCGCCAGGGAGGCAGTGCCAGGGCGCGCGGCGAAGGGGCCGAATTACGTACCGAGGAAGCCATTGCACTGCACGCGGCGCGCGGCATCCTGCTCAGCGCCTGGAAGCTGCTGGGTGGCGGCGACAAGGGTGTGCAGCTGGCCCGCGACGATTATCTTGGCCTGCTGCGCGACTGCGGCGAACTGTGCGCGTCACTGGGCAACTACGCGGCGCAGCACAATGCGTTGGCCATCGACACGGCCGAGCAAGAGGCGCTGCTCGCGCGCTTCACGGGGTGGGAGGACGGCAGCAATACCAAGCCGGAGGCAGCGCAGTCGGGCGAACCGGTGATCGCCGTGACATCCCCGGCAGGGATCGGCTTTGCGAGCTCGAAAGCCGTGGTCAGCTACGCGGGCACCAACGTCGACACAGCCGCGCAGCAGCACATGCAACTGACCGCGGGCCAGCGGTTCTCGGTCAATGCTGGCAAAGGGCTGTCGCTGTTCGCGCATCACGGCGGGCTGCATGCGATCGCCCACCACGGCAAGCTCCTGATGCAAAGCCAGCACGACGACACGGCCATCGAATCGGCGCAGAACATGCAGCTCACGGCGACGGAGGGCACGGTGACGGTGACAGGCAAGGTCATCCTGCTGGTGGCAGCGGACGGCTCGTTCCTCAAGCTGGGCGACGGCCCGCCTGTGCTGGGCAGCAAGGCGCCTTTGCGGTTTCATGCGCCGGATTACACGTTCGACGGGCCTGAATCGATGGCGGCGCAGTTCCCTGATTTTGGCGCCGGCGGTGCGGATCAGAAACTGGAACTGCGCTATCCACGGGGCGTGGCGGACGACGACGGCGCCGAGCCGCTGGGCGCGCTGGTGAAGGACATGAAGATGCACGTGGCGCTCAGCGACGGCACGAGCCTGGAGGGTGTCAGCGATGCGCAGGGCAAGTCCGAACTGATGGCACGCGATGCGATGCACATGGCAGAAATCGTGCTGTCGCGCGGCGGCGAAGACCAATAG
- a CDS encoding peptidase M35 has product MHPGFLLSRAAGALVIVCGAGAAHAQVNVTLSQAQPAVGRGDNVLVSVTLTNTSNTVQHLLRWRTPQQVLEAPLFEVQRDGQPVRYLGRRIKRAAPGPADYLQLAPGAALTHTVELSRFYEMTITGNYTIRYRSPAMPSPGTTVGAVVGELASNPVTIWIDGRLPRGSRTTILPEAAAPATGFANCSNAQQEHLVTAIDAARAMAADSQTYLTSGAPYGARYAMWFGAQDAARGAKVTANVTAIKDAFENKPLKIDCDCDEPYFAYVYPARPYTVWVCKAFWAAAATGTDSRGGTLLHELSHFDVVAATDDHVYGQAAAAEMARSAPQRAINNADSYEYFGENTPRQATVAKAAGE; this is encoded by the coding sequence ATGCATCCAGGCTTTCTGCTGTCGCGCGCCGCTGGCGCACTCGTTATTGTGTGCGGGGCTGGCGCGGCGCATGCCCAGGTCAACGTCACGCTGAGCCAGGCGCAGCCGGCGGTTGGTCGCGGCGACAACGTTCTGGTGAGCGTCACGCTGACCAATACCTCGAACACGGTCCAGCACCTGCTGCGCTGGCGCACGCCGCAGCAGGTGCTGGAGGCGCCGCTGTTCGAGGTGCAACGCGACGGTCAGCCGGTGCGCTACCTGGGCCGCCGCATCAAGCGCGCCGCGCCGGGGCCGGCTGATTACCTGCAACTGGCCCCGGGCGCGGCGCTCACGCACACGGTCGAGCTCTCGCGGTTCTACGAGATGACCATTACCGGCAACTACACGATCCGCTATCGCAGTCCGGCCATGCCGTCGCCGGGCACGACCGTCGGCGCGGTGGTGGGCGAGCTGGCCTCCAACCCCGTCACGATCTGGATCGACGGCCGCCTGCCGCGCGGCAGCAGGACGACGATCCTGCCGGAGGCAGCGGCTCCTGCCACGGGGTTTGCCAATTGCAGCAATGCGCAGCAGGAGCATCTGGTGACGGCCATCGACGCCGCCCGCGCGATGGCGGCCGACAGCCAGACCTACCTGACCTCGGGGGCGCCATACGGCGCGCGGTATGCGATGTGGTTCGGGGCGCAGGACGCTGCGCGCGGCGCGAAGGTCACGGCCAATGTCACGGCGATCAAGGATGCGTTCGAGAACAAGCCCCTCAAGATCGACTGCGATTGCGACGAGCCGTATTTTGCCTACGTGTATCCCGCGCGGCCGTACACGGTCTGGGTGTGCAAGGCGTTCTGGGCCGCAGCGGCGACAGGGACCGATTCGCGCGGCGGCACCCTGCTGCACGAACTGAGCCACTTCGACGTGGTGGCGGCGACCGATGACCACGTGTACGGCCAGGCTGCGGCGGCGGAGATGGCGCGCAGCGCGCCGCAGCGGGCAATCAACAACGCCGATTCGTACGAGTATTTCGGCGAGAACACGCCGCGGCAGGCGACTGTGGCCAAGGCTGCCGGGGAGTGA